The DNA segment AAAGATAGTATAGATAAAAAGACGGCGGAGTATTATTTTTTGAGAGGCAAGGTAGACTATTTAAACAAAGAGTATCTATCTAGCCTCGATAAGTTTAATCAAATTGTCCAATCCGATTTCTCTCCCTTTTGGATACAGAAAGCAGAGCTATCTAAAGTGTGGGTCTATATAGATATTGAACGTTACAGAGAAGCTGAAGAGATTCTTTCCTTGCTAGAAGATATAGTCTTAAAAGATCTTGAGGATGAGTTGTTTTATTTGAAACCATTTCTATTTTATAAGAAGTCTAAATTTAGTCCGGCAATAAGAAATTACCAACGTTTTATCTATAGGTATAAAGATTCTGATTGGTATCAGAAAGCTTTTATAGAGCTAGTCGATTGTTATTACAATGTCAATAAACTTTTGCAGGCAGAGAAGATGGCCTTAAAATTCTTGGCTAAAGAACTCTCTTCTGACTCTGCCGATCGAATGCGCCATATGCTAGGCTGGGTCTATTACAAAAAAGGCGATTTAGAGAAAGCAGTTGTAGAGTTTGAATCAGTAGCCAATAATAGTAAAGATATAGACTTAAAGATAAATTCTTTATGTAGGGTAGGAGATCTTTTAGCAGAGATGGGTAGGACCGAAGAAGCAATGGATGAATATAATCTGATTTTAAGGGAGTATCCGGATTCACTCTATGCTGAGTATGCACAGTATCAGCTGGGTATATACTTGTTTCAGAAAGGAGATTATGAAGGTGCTATTTTAGCCTTTCGCGCTGCTATAGAGAACTTTCCTTCCTCACTCTTGCTTGATAAAGTACACTTCTATCTTGCCGGGGCCTATTTTAAACAGGGTGATTATGAAATGGCTTTAACTGAGATCGAAGCTTTTCTTGGTTCTGGACCCAGAGAAGACTTCAGAAAGAAAGCCTCTATCCAAAAAGCAGTCTTGCTTTACAATCTTGGGGATTACAGGGAAGCTGAAGAGTTCATCAAGGGTAGCGAAATTTTGGATCCCGACCCCTATGCCCACTTCGTTTTAGCCAAGGTATATTTAAAAGATAAAAAATTTCAAGATGCGGATAGAGAGTATGATTGGCTGAAAGAGAATTTGGACGATCCGGATATGCTTGCATACTTCTATTTTCATAGAGCCGAATTAGATTTCTATCTTAAAGAATGGGATAGAGCCTGCTCTAATTTCCAGAATGCTTATCAGATAGCCAGAAAGGAGTATCTTAAAGAGCAGTCTTTATATTGGCAGGGCTGGTGCTATTATAATAAAAATGATTTAGAGAAAGCGTTTGATATATTTGATATTTTAAAAGATTCTAAAACTCTCTCTCAAGAGGCAAGATATAATATAGCTTTGATTTTTAATGCTCAAGGCAGAGCTGAGCAGGCTATAAAGGTTTTAGAAGCTATAGCCGGTCAAGAAGGGCGGTTTAAGAGACTTGCAGTGCTAAAACTCGGCGATATTTATAAGGAGAGAAATAATCGTCAGAAGGCTTTAGGGCAATATCGTAGCCTGGAGGTCTCTCCTTACGATATAATTGCTGCCGAAGCCAGTTTTAAGATCGGGGAGATCTATGAAGTCGAGAATAAGGTTGAGGATGCTATCCTGCAGTATTTAAGCCTCTCTGTTTTATATAGCGCAGAGTTATCTTTTGTAAATAAATCAAGGATTCGGTGTGCCAGGTTACTGGAGAGAGAGGCTAGATATGAAGAGGCAGAAAAAATCTATAGAGAGGTAGCTATTACATCTTCTGAAGAAGCTGTATATGCGAAGGCAAGGTTAAAGAGATTAGAAGAATTAAAATAAAGGAGGTAGTATATGTGGAGCATGATTAGAGAAGGCGGACCGTTGATGTATCTTATACTCTTATGTTCTGTTGTTGCATTTACGGTGATTATCGAAAGAATTATAACTTTAAGCAGAGCTAAGATAGATGTCCCTGCTTTTATGGATAAAGTTCTTGATGCCGTTAGAAGAAATAGGATTATGGCTGCAATAGAGATGTGCGATAGAACTTTTTCTCCCGTTGCAAGCATTATAAAAGCAGGGCTGCTTAAGCAGGCTGCAAGCAGGCAGGAGATCAAAGAAGCCATGGAAGAAGCTGCCTTAGTCGAGGTTCCAAAACTTGAAAAGAATCTCAATATTCTTGCAACTTTAGCCCATGTGACTCCGCTCATAGGCCTTCTGGGTACTGTTACGGGTATGATTCAGGCATTTCAGGTAATTCAAGAGAAAGCCGGTGCGTTGAGCCCTGTTAGCCCGGGAGATTTGGCCGGCGGTATTTGGGAGGCTTTAACTACTACGGTAGGAGGCCTCTCCGTGGCTATCCCTACTCTTGTGGCTTATAATTTTTTGGTTACGAAGGTGGATAGTTTTGTTATCAATATGGAGAGAGCCTCAACAGAGCTGGTACAGGTTGTAAAAGGAGAGAAATAATGAGATCTAAGGCTGTAAATTTTAGACCCGGCGGATTCAATATTCCCCGTAAGACCTGTTTGCTCAAAGGAGATATAGATATTACGCCTCTCATTGATTGCGTATTTCTTCTGCTTATATTTTTTATGCTTTCATCTTCTTTTGTTAGGCCTGCCGGTATAATTGTCAATCTTCCCAAAACTGTAACAGCAGAGGTTTTAAGAGAGGAGAAGTTTGTTATAGTTATAACAAGCGATAATATAATACACCTGGAGGAAGAGGTGGTTACGGTAGATGATTTAAAAGAGGTTTTGGCTCAGAGAAAACAGAAGATAGACTCTCTGCTTATCAAAGCTGATGAAGAGGCTTCTCTGGGTAAGATCATTGAAGTCTGGGATATGTGCAGAGAACTTGGAATTGAGAAATTGAATATTGCGACTTTACAGGTAAGAATAGATTGAAAGTGTTTGTTTTGGCTTTTATCCTTTCTTTTCTCTGGCATGGTATTTTTATTTTTTTGATTCAGCCCGATTTTCTTAAAATAGAGATTGATTTTGGTATTCCCAAGATAAAGTTCTGGGGAAAGGTTTTTCAGAGTATTCGACCGTATCCCGATAGACAGGCAGCAGATAGAGAAGAGGCATTTTTTTTAGAGGAATTATTTAACTCAGAAATTACCCCAGAAAGGTTTTCCAAGGAACCCTACAGAGTCTCTTATCAGCCTCTGCTTTCGGTAAAGAGTAAGCCGGATCTAAAGGATATAGATTTGAGCAGGCAAGATTTAAAAGAGTATATTGTAGTTTCATCCGGCTTGGGAGTTCGGGGGTTGAGTTATACTGTCGAAATTGATGATAATTCGCAGCCTATTATGGTGATAGCAGACACTATGAGCGGTGACTTTATTCAGGATTCCGAAAATTGGATAAAGATAAAAACAAGTTTTTTCTATTCTCCGATTAAGAGAGAGATTCTGTTTTCCGGAGAGGAGCTATGAGTCTTAAATTAGAATGGATAATATTCCTATTTTTGTTCTTACCCTTATCAGCCATTATCCTGCTCTGGTTATTTTCGTGTCAAGAGAGAAAAGGTGAGAGCCAGCTTAGGAGAGATAAGATTTGGGAGTGTGAGATATGCTATGGTGTCTACAGAGCAGATGGCAGGGACGAGATAAGTAAGTGTCCTCTCTGCGGCAGCTATAATAAAAGAGGGCCAGCATCTTTTTAGTTTATTTTTTTATCTTTTTAAGATAAAATGAATTTAACAAGGAGAGAGATGATTACCGAAGTTGGAATAGTGGCTGGAGAGATTTGGAACTATCTTGATAAAAACGGCAGAGTCTCTCTTAAAAAACTCATTTCAAATATAGAGAAGCCTAAAGAGATAATTCTCATGAGCTTGGGCTGGCTGGCCAGAGAGGGCCATGTTGTTTTAGAAGGGAAGAAAGATTACAAAATAAGTCTTAGGAAATAATCTCCTTCTTAATTCCATGTTATTGTAACCCGTCTGTTTAAACATCTCCGTAGAGATATTATATTATAGTAAAAGTAATTTCTTGACAATAGAGTTGAAATAAGCTAAAAAGAATATAGTCTATATGAAGTTAATATTATAGGAGTAAATTGAGTTAAGAGGAATTAATATTATGGGTAAGTTAATGGATGTTAGTGAACTGGCTGATTATCTTAAGCTTGAGAAGCAAACTATATATAATTGGTTGCATAAAAAGAAGATCTCAGGTATTAAAGTCGGCAGGGTCTGGAGATTTGATAAGAATAGTGTTGATGAATGGCTGAATTCACGCATAGTTCCTGCTAACCCCAGAGACGATAAAGAGACAAAAACACTTTTTGATAGATAATTATATAGTTTTTTGAATAGGTGGTTAACGAAAATGTATCTTAATCTGAATAAAATATTATGGCAAAGATAACTACAACAATAGAGATTAAGCGAGATATTTTACGGGTTACACAGCTCAAGAGAGGTTTAAAAGATATCTCACTCCTTGGGCATGTAGAAGAGAAGCTTCCCTTTGTTCCTGCTCTGGATCTGGATGAGAATGTAGAGTTAATAATTGCAAAACTCAGAACTCTTTTTCAGAAGCTCCCTCTGCGGCCCAAGAATCCTATATTTATAATTCCGACATCCGAGATAATGCTTAGATTTTTCGACCTCCCTTATATAGGTAAAAAAGAGAGAGCGGAGGCCATAAAATACGAAGCCCAGAAGTATATTCCTTTTGCTATTGATGATATTGCCAGCGACTTCTATATTCCTTATGAGAT comes from the Candidatus Kaelpia imicola genome and includes:
- a CDS encoding tetratricopeptide repeat protein; amino-acid sequence: MKKVFCSLILVFIISSFWSRVFAGEEEDYSALKQSFSDSFYSLALNGCNAFFKKYPNSDFKEDLSLIKGLALFYLKEYPQAVGIFETLRNSKDARIRQEAIFYLGKLYALSREYDKAIELLTQLFELNEDVVLGSLAGYELGLIYFNKRDYSKAVEYWEEVLKRPAISEDIRAELIHNLVQAYIKVENIDKAKTAIKDSIDKKTAEYYFLRGKVDYLNKEYLSSLDKFNQIVQSDFSPFWIQKAELSKVWVYIDIERYREAEEILSLLEDIVLKDLEDELFYLKPFLFYKKSKFSPAIRNYQRFIYRYKDSDWYQKAFIELVDCYYNVNKLLQAEKMALKFLAKELSSDSADRMRHMLGWVYYKKGDLEKAVVEFESVANNSKDIDLKINSLCRVGDLLAEMGRTEEAMDEYNLILREYPDSLYAEYAQYQLGIYLFQKGDYEGAILAFRAAIENFPSSLLLDKVHFYLAGAYFKQGDYEMALTEIEAFLGSGPREDFRKKASIQKAVLLYNLGDYREAEEFIKGSEILDPDPYAHFVLAKVYLKDKKFQDADREYDWLKENLDDPDMLAYFYFHRAELDFYLKEWDRACSNFQNAYQIARKEYLKEQSLYWQGWCYYNKNDLEKAFDIFDILKDSKTLSQEARYNIALIFNAQGRAEQAIKVLEAIAGQEGRFKRLAVLKLGDIYKERNNRQKALGQYRSLEVSPYDIIAAEASFKIGEIYEVENKVEDAILQYLSLSVLYSAELSFVNKSRIRCARLLEREARYEEAEKIYREVAITSSEEAVYAKARLKRLEELK
- a CDS encoding MotA/TolQ/ExbB proton channel family protein translates to MWSMIREGGPLMYLILLCSVVAFTVIIERIITLSRAKIDVPAFMDKVLDAVRRNRIMAAIEMCDRTFSPVASIIKAGLLKQAASRQEIKEAMEEAALVEVPKLEKNLNILATLAHVTPLIGLLGTVTGMIQAFQVIQEKAGALSPVSPGDLAGGIWEALTTTVGGLSVAIPTLVAYNFLVTKVDSFVINMERASTELVQVVKGEK
- a CDS encoding biopolymer transporter ExbD; this translates as MRSKAVNFRPGGFNIPRKTCLLKGDIDITPLIDCVFLLLIFFMLSSSFVRPAGIIVNLPKTVTAEVLREEKFVIVITSDNIIHLEEEVVTVDDLKEVLAQRKQKIDSLLIKADEEASLGKIIEVWDMCRELGIEKLNIATLQVRID
- a CDS encoding winged helix-turn-helix domain-containing protein translates to MITEVGIVAGEIWNYLDKNGRVSLKKLISNIEKPKEIILMSLGWLAREGHVVLEGKKDYKISLRK
- a CDS encoding helix-turn-helix domain-containing protein gives rise to the protein MGKLMDVSELADYLKLEKQTIYNWLHKKKISGIKVGRVWRFDKNSVDEWLNSRIVPANPRDDKETKTLFDR